The segment TCAAGTTTAAATCGACATCAGCAAATATTTCTGTTTTTTGACAATATAAAAGTTTTGATGCAGTTAGAACGTTATGAAGATGCAATTAGGGCTTAATTTTCATGCTTTTGGGAGATTTGACTAATAACCAACTAATATAAAATAACCTGAATAGGGTTAAAAGAGTCAAAAATTATGATTAGATCTTGGATGGTAATTGGAGGAGTAGCCTTTTTGGTCGCCTTAGCCAATAATGTCCTTTTGACACCTAATGATATCCGATGGTTTAATCGTTTAACTCGTCCGGGTTGGTTAACGTTTGAAAAAGCCATTCCTTTAATTTGGATTATTGTTTTTATTGGCGGTGCGTGGTCGGCAATTTTAGTGTGGGAAGCAGAACCTGGAACGTCCCAGACTTGGGCATTAATGGGATTTTATCTATTATTAGAATTCGTAATTTTGTCCTATACACCTGTGATGTGTAAGGTGAAAAGTTTGCGGGTTGGAACAATTTTAGGAGGGACAGGTTTTATTTTAGGTTTAATGTTGATGGTTAGTGTTTGGCCAATTTCTCAAACCGCAGCGCTCTTACTACTCCCTTTTGTGCTGTGGAGTCCCATTGGCACCTATACCACTTGGGCGATGATCCCCCTCAATCCCGCAGACGCTTAAAAAAGCAACAACCACCTATTATTGCTGGAATAAAAAGTGGTTGTTAAACAATTAGGGATAAAGATTATAGGGTTAAGGTACGACGTTTCGTAGTCATCCGATAAGCTTCAATGAT is part of the Planktothrix serta PCC 8927 genome and harbors:
- a CDS encoding TspO/MBR family protein, whose protein sequence is MIRSWMVIGGVAFLVALANNVLLTPNDIRWFNRLTRPGWLTFEKAIPLIWIIVFIGGAWSAILVWEAEPGTSQTWALMGFYLLLEFVILSYTPVMCKVKSLRVGTILGGTGFILGLMLMVSVWPISQTAALLLLPFVLWSPIGTYTTWAMIPLNPADA